The Terriglobales bacterium nucleotide sequence ATGGATTTAGTGGATGGATTGAATTCCTGAACACCTCGGCTGGCGGTCACCGAGCCGTCTTCCAGTCCGTTGTCGGCGACCACCGTTCCCGATGCGCTGCGGCGAATGCGAAAGTCTCCTTGTATGAGCCCGGAGACCACCAGGCCATCGCCGCTCTGAGAGGGGCGCAAGAACAACACCGAGCTTTCGCCTGCACTCCACGGCCGCACTCCAGCAACGTGCTGCGTGTATCCTTCTGCGCTGCCGCCGGGTGTCTTTACCGTGACGGTAGTCCCGGCATTGCCTTTCAGACGGTTATCGACTGCGAACTGTGTGTACGTAACAAGGATGGTGTGCTGCGCGTTCCAGACGGACCAACTCTTAACCGCATGCGCCACGACCACGTCGCTGGAAATATCGGTCAGGCGCTCCACGGACATCGGAAACACAGTCGTTGCATTCAGTGAACTGAAGGAAGCTATGACCGAGAGCAGAACGATCATGCGCATCATGGCTGCACCTCCAGGCCGCCGGCAAATGCCGAAATGTCGTTATTAGTGGCTTTCAAGTAAACAGTCCTTGCGCCCGGGGTTGAAGTGGCGCCGACCACCGCATCAAAGGCGATGCCCGAAGTCCCATCTTTTGCCTGAATGCTGCGGATGTTGCTTACTCCAATGTCCTGCGGCCCTGAAATGCTTACGCCCATTGCCCCCGACAAACCTGGCCCGAAGAGAACAATGGTGTCAGTACTTGCCTGATGAACGACTGCTCCAGTATTGGCAGCAAATCCATCGGCCAGGGTTCCCAGGGCAATGGCATTCTCAGCGCCTGCAGCGGGGGCAACGACGATGTCAATTCCGGAGCTCTTGGCACCGGCGCTCACCGTCACCAAGTTGGCGGTGCTCAAGTCGGAAGGCGACGACCCGCTCGGTGCAGCGGAGGAGGCAGATGGATTGGAAAGTGGGGCAGTGGGAGAGGTCAACGAGCTGCTTGTGAGACCGCGCCCGGCACATCCCTCAAAAATGAGGAGCCCAAGGTAAATCAGAGAGCACCACAGCAGCCGCACCAGCTTACCTCCGAATCATGAAAGATGCTGCTGCTCAGCTACTCCGTTGTATAGAAAGTAACCCTAGCCGGAGCGGCTCTGAGAAGAGTAAGGCGGCGCTTGGTCCGAATTGTTCGGTATTCAGAACAGCAGCTTTTGCTCAGGCCGCTTTTGGGTTGTGAATCTCCAGCCAGCTTTGATCGTTCGCTTCTTCACGCATAGACTGACCGTTGTCTAAGGCCTTGGAAGCCAGGCGAAGGTAACGCCGAATCGTGCCCGTAGGATCCTCGTCCACATCCCGCCGAATGCTCTGTAAGTGGCGGCGCTTTTCGTCGGAAAGTGGTCTATCAGTCTTCCGCCTTCCATATGGTTTGTCGGCACGATAACTCATTAGTAAACAGGGGTACCTTCTTGAGATGGAGCGCAGGTGAGGAATGTTGCACTAGGCCTAGCAGGTGAAGAGGTGCAAGGAACTGCAACTACCCGCCGATATGAACCATGCTGCGAGACGGCTGCATGAACCCCGCTTCTCCGATGTGGTGGCGCGCCTCTTTCTTCTGAATTACCGCTTCAATGTACTCAGCCATGTCATTGTCTGTTCCTCCTCGCTGCATAACCGCGTAGAGATCGTGATCGAAAAGCGAGAAAAGGCATGTGCGAAGCTTGCCGTCAGAGGTGATCCGGATGCGGGAACAATGGCCACAGAAAGGATGGGAAACAGGAGCAATGATGCCGATTTCACCCACACCATCGTCAAACGTATATCGGCGTGCCGTTTCACTCGCAGTATTCGGAGCAAGAGGACGCAGAGATTTCCAGACCGAGATGGTGCGCACAATCTCGTCGAGAGTGACCACGACTTCCGGACTCCACACACGATCCTCTTCCAGCGGCATGAATTCGATGAATCTGACAATCACACCTTCATTGCGGGAGAATTTCGCGAACTCCAGGATCTGATCCTCATTAAATCCGCGCAACAACACACAATTCACTTTCACCGGATCCAGTCCAGCGCGGCGCGAGGCTCGAATGCCGGCCAGTACGCGCTCGTATCCGTCTTTCACGCGCGTGATGCGCGCAAATTTCTCGGGATCAACAGCGTCCATGCTGACCGTGATTCGGTTCAGCCCAGCATCTTTCAGGGGCTGTGCCATTGCGGGAAGCAGGTGGCCATTCGTTGTGATCGCAATGTCGAGTTTGTGGCCGGAAATGGATCGGAGTTCCGAAAGCTGGTGCACGAAATCAACTACACCGCGACGGAGCAGTGGCTCTCCGCCGGTAATGCGAACCTTCTCGATTCCCAGCGATACCAGCACGCGCACCATTCGCAGGTATTCGTCTAGTTTCAAATCGGGATACTGCGCTCCCTCATTACCAGTTCGACAATAGACGCAGCGATAATTGCAGCGATCGGTGATGGAGATGCGGAGGTCCGTAATGGCTCGCCCGAATTTGTCGCGCAGCGGCATGCGAATACAGATGAAAATCGGCAACCGAGGATTCGATTTCGGAGGGAAATAGCGAACGACAACGCCGAGAGTAGACCTGGCGGAGTGGTTTCCTTTCCAAAACGGGAGGCGCAAACGTTTCCCCTTGCACCCTCGACTGGAACGCTGTTCAGCTCCAGCACCGTCGCGTCAGCCAGGTATCCCACAGGTCAGCGCGATCGAAAACCTCTGTGATTAGGGTACATGGAACAGGGGACAGGGTACAGGGTGAAATTCAGAGCCAGTCTTCCTTTGGTCTATTGCTGCCGCAAAAAGCAAAAGGGACGGGAAACACGAGGTGTTCCCAGTCCCCTACAACCTGTTCCCTGTACCCTGTTTTCAGTTCGAAGCGCCGCTGCTCCCTTTCTTGCTTGCTTTCGAAGTGCCGGGGTGATGGGCAATGATTTGGTCCTTGATGCCGTCATAGGTTGACTGCGGAATGATCTTGCGGCGAACCAGATCGTTTTTCGCATTGTATGGACGGCCATCAATGATCTTCTGCGACAGAGCATCGCCGATGCCCGGCAGCTGACTGAGCTCTTCCTTGCTGGCAGTGTTGATATCGAGCCTTGCACTCTTGCTGGTGGAGGCGCTGGTGCTCTTCTTGGACTTCGAGCTGGTGGTTGAGGTCTTGCTTGAGTCACTGGCCGTGCCTGCTGCTTGCGCATAGCCAAAGCTGGCGATCATGAGTAACGCAACGATTAATGTGAGATGTCTTGTAAATTTCATGCGTGTCTCCTCTCCAACGGCGCGCCAGTGTAACAAAATCAGGGCAGCGGGACAAACGCAGGTTAGCGGGACGTCGCGAGAAACAATAGGGCATGCAGATCGCTGTTATCGGATCCGAGCGGGTATTGGCTAATTGCTTATTTGCTGCTGGTTATTTGGCTTTGGCTTTTAGCCGGACCTTGCCATCTTCGACTTCCACAGCGAATTCCACTGCGGAGGAACCGTACTCCTGGCGGAGCTGCTCGGTCTTTTTCTTTACGAATTTCTGGAATGACTCGAAGTTCCCGGCCGGCCCTTTAGATTTCGACGCCTGGCTGGCATGAAGCATTGCATCGTAGAGAGCTTTGATGGTCGACTTCTCTGCTTCCGCGTCAGCGATTCTGAACGCTGCGGCATCCGCATCGATGACTTCGTGCTGGTCTCCTTCAGCCTCGCGTACACCTTGAATCGCGAGCAGCGCGTCCTGCGGTCGGCGATAGCCTTCTTCTTTAATCCTGAGCTTCTGTTGCCAAAGGCTGTTGTAGATAGCGAACTTCTGCTGGATAGTGCTGAATTTAAAGCGTTGGCCGTAACTCATGCGCCGACCGTCGCTGAACTTCTTAAGGGTAGATTGGACGCGCCACTCCAAGTCCGTAGGAGGCTTCTTGGCGCCCCCGCCAAAGAACACGTCGTACTCGATCTTCAGCCGCCGGACGTTGTCATCGAGTTGGGAGAGTTCTTCGTCGACCGTCACAACGGCACCCAGAGAAGCCCCGGAACCGCAGCTTCGACCCCGGACTATAGCATAGGAAAACTACTCTGAAGCAGGGTGAGCTGCACCTTCGTAACAGCACCTTGGCCGCTCAGAAATCGGCTAATTCTGTGTTCCCACCCACCTTAGTCCCTCTGCATCTAAGCGATTACCTATGGCAGACTTCGACGTGCAAAAGATCCGGATCGTAATCGCGGATGACCACGCCATCCTGCGCGAGTCACTGTCCCTCTTGCTTTCGACCCAAAAGGACTTCGAAGTTGAGGGTTCGGCGACCAATGGCCAAGAGGCCCTGCAAATGGTGCAGCAGCACCACCCAGATGTCCTCGTCCTCGACCTTTTCATGCCTGACTTTGATGGTTTCGAGGTTCTCCGAACTCTGGATCGCAACGGCACGCGGGTAGCCACCGTGGTGCTAACCGCGTCAGAATCAGAGACCGACTACGCCCAGGTGGTCCGCCTCGGGGCACGAGGTCTAGTCATGAAAGGCGACGGCCCGCAGAGCCTGTTCGAAGCCATTCGCGTGGTTGCCGCAGGCGAGCTGGCCTTCTCTGACGAGCTCGCACGTCAAGTCGTAAGCAGCCTCGCGAACGACACTCGCGAGACCCAGCGCGCTCCTCAAGCCTCGCTACATCGTCTTTCTGACCGAGAGCGGCAGATCGCCTACTCGGTGGCTCGTGGCATGAAGAACCGCGATATCGCAACTCAGCTGAACATCAGCGAGAACACCGTCAAGCGACATCTGCAGAGCATCTTCGGCAAGACCGGAGCACGTGATCGGC carries:
- the moaA gene encoding GTP 3',8-cyclase MoaA; this encodes MPLRDKFGRAITDLRISITDRCNYRCVYCRTGNEGAQYPDLKLDEYLRMVRVLVSLGIEKVRITGGEPLLRRGVVDFVHQLSELRSISGHKLDIAITTNGHLLPAMAQPLKDAGLNRITVSMDAVDPEKFARITRVKDGYERVLAGIRASRRAGLDPVKVNCVLLRGFNEDQILEFAKFSRNEGVIVRFIEFMPLEEDRVWSPEVVVTLDEIVRTISVWKSLRPLAPNTASETARRYTFDDGVGEIGIIAPVSHPFCGHCSRIRITSDGKLRTCLFSLFDHDLYAVMQRGGTDNDMAEYIEAVIQKKEARHHIGEAGFMQPSRSMVHIGG
- a CDS encoding helix-hairpin-helix domain-containing protein; its protein translation is MKFTRHLTLIVALLMIASFGYAQAAGTASDSSKTSTTSSKSKKSTSASTSKSARLDINTASKEELSQLPGIGDALSQKIIDGRPYNAKNDLVRRKIIPQSTYDGIKDQIIAHHPGTSKASKKGSSGASN
- a CDS encoding MXAN_5187 C-terminal domain-containing protein — protein: MTVDEELSQLDDNVRRLKIEYDVFFGGGAKKPPTDLEWRVQSTLKKFSDGRRMSYGQRFKFSTIQQKFAIYNSLWQQKLRIKEEGYRRPQDALLAIQGVREAEGDQHEVIDADAAAFRIADAEAEKSTIKALYDAMLHASQASKSKGPAGNFESFQKFVKKKTEQLRQEYGSSAVEFAVEVEDGKVRLKAKAK
- a CDS encoding response regulator transcription factor — protein: MADFDVQKIRIVIADDHAILRESLSLLLSTQKDFEVEGSATNGQEALQMVQQHHPDVLVLDLFMPDFDGFEVLRTLDRNGTRVATVVLTASESETDYAQVVRLGARGLVMKGDGPQSLFEAIRVVAAGELAFSDELARQVVSSLANDTRETQRAPQASLHRLSDRERQIAYSVARGMKNRDIATQLNISENTVKRHLQSIFGKTGARDRLELAVLALNEAGKAA